Proteins encoded by one window of Desulfatiglans sp.:
- a CDS encoding DUF2284 domain-containing protein → MDYREIEALALSCGFTHVGKLDTDTIKVRKEVRDSCAENKCHAYGKNWSCPPVCGELDACEKIIRSYKHGLILQTKGALEDSFDFEAMMELEKVHRKSLVKFNDEIKKGYPDALVIGTGACTLCSECSYPDNPCRFPEKMISSMEAFGIVVSDVCTANNIPYYYGPGTLTYVGCVLIE, encoded by the coding sequence ATGGATTACAGAGAGATAGAGGCCCTTGCTCTTTCCTGTGGCTTTACCCACGTAGGAAAGCTTGATACTGATACTATCAAGGTGCGCAAAGAGGTGCGTGATTCATGCGCAGAGAATAAATGCCATGCCTATGGGAAAAACTGGTCATGCCCTCCTGTATGCGGAGAGCTTGATGCCTGTGAGAAGATTATCAGAAGTTATAAACATGGCCTGATCCTTCAGACAAAAGGGGCGCTTGAGGATTCCTTTGATTTTGAGGCAATGATGGAACTTGAAAAGGTTCACAGAAAGTCCCTTGTAAAATTTAACGATGAGATCAAAAAAGGCTATCCTGATGCTCTGGTCATAGGTACAGGCGCCTGTACCCTATGCAGTGAGTGTTCATACCCTGATAATCCCTGCCGTTTTCCCGAAAAGATGATCTCTTCAATGGAGGCGTTCGGCATTGTTGTAAGCGATGTATGCACGGCAAACAATATCCCTTATTATTACGGCCCGGGGACACTGACATATGTGGGTTGTGTTCTAATCGAATAG